tgatgtctaggccaaggtcgaacatgggccttgccgggtcaaaagctaggttaCGGGGTCATttcgtgtgttttaaacattcagcatgttgtccgctctctaattcaagtagttttcatccgatcttcaccaaacttggtcagaagttgtatctagatgatcttaaggccaagtcacttagtgtgttttaaacctcaccattttgtccgctctcttattcaagtagtttttatcaaaTCTTCACcgaaattggtcagaagttttatcttgataatgtctagggcaagtttgaatatggatcatgccggttcaaaacaaggtcacggggttaattagtgcgttttaaacattcagcattttgtccgctctctaattcaagtagttttcatctaatcttcaccaaacttggtcagaagttgtatctagatgacgtctaggtcaagtttgaatatgggtcatgcctggtcaaaaactagatcacgaggtatcttagtgcgttttaaacctcaccatgttgtctgctctctaattcaagtagttttcctccaatcctcaccaaacttgttcacaagttttatctaaatgatctctaggacaagtttgatgatgggccattccgggcctaaaaataggtcacggggtcacttagtgcgttttatgCCCCttgaacataggttctgggggcatatttaaatcgcaccgtccgttagtcagttagtcagtcagtcagtcagtccgttagtccgtccggattagtttccgctcaatgagtccagcaattgtcatcagatcttcaccaaactttatgAAAATACGTAAGGCAATAACacctaggtcaagttcgataatcggccaaattgacccagacactcttgagttacggcccttgaatcatcgtagaATTgggttttttcttgtttccgctctataactcgagcaattgtcatcagatcttcacgaaacttcatgaaaatgtgtaaggcaataacatctaggtcaattTTAATAATTGGCAAAATTCACCCAGACATtgctgagttacagcccttgaatcatcgtaagaTTGGGTTTTATctggtttccgctcaataactctagcaaatgtcataggatctttgccacacttcatgaaaatgtgtaaggcaataacatctaggtcaaaaTCGATAATTGGCCAAAtcgacccagacactcctgagttacgacccttgaatcatcgaaaaattgcgtttaTTCTCGTTTCAGCTCAATAACTCGAGAaattgtcataggatcttcgccacacttcataaaaatgtgttaagcaataagatctaggtcaagttcgataattggccaaattgaaccagacactcttgagttacggcccttgaatcatcgaaaaattgcggtTTTTCtcatttccgctcaataactcgagcaaatttcataggatctccgccacacttcatgaaaatgcgtaaggtcataagatctaggtcaagttcgataatcagccaaattgactagGACACTCCTGAGTAACGGTCCTTGAATCATCGGAAAATTGAGTTTTTGTCCTTATgttatgaagttgtgcatgttggATTGTGATTGTCCTATATTAAAACTGAactttgttatgcccccggtagggtggcatatagcagtcgcactgtccgtccgtctgtctgtccgtcgcacttttgcgtttaggtttcgaaaaagctaataacttctatggcgcttcagatgtaaccttcatatttggtatgcatgtgtatatggacaagacttttccatacgcacacaaattttgagcCCTTTAACTTAaacttagagtccgcgtttaggtttcgaaatctgcgttttggtttagaaaaagcgttttttgggggcatatgtcttccgatggagacagctcttgtttaacattcagcatggtgtccgctatctaattcaagtagtttacatccgatcttcaccaaacttggaaagaagttttatggagatgatctttgGACCAAGTTGGAACCTGGgtctttctgggtcaaaaactaagtcaaggggtcacttagtgcgttttaaaaattgagcatggtatccgctgtttttttgtaaagacgacatgcaaaatattatgtgtcaatgcggcatgtggggtatttgtcacgtctgtgacaaagctctagttcaagtagttttcatccgatcttcaccaaacttggtcagaagttgtatctagatgatctaaaggccaagttcgaaaatgggccttgccgggtcataaactaggtcacggggtcacttattgcgtttttttaaattcagcatggtgtcctctctcttattcaagtagttttcatccgatcttcaccaaacttggtcagaagttttatcaagatgatCTGAAGAACAAATTCGAAGATGGGCCATgtcagatcaaaaactaggtcacagggtcacttagtacgttttacacattgagcatggtgtccgctttctatttcaagtagtttaaatccgatcttcaccacacttggtcagaagttgtaactagatgatgtgtaggtcatgttcgaacatgggccatgccgggtcaaaactaggtcacggggtcacttagtgtgttttaaacctcaccatgttgtccgctctcttattcaagtagtttttatcaaatcttcaccaaaattggtcagaagttgtatcatgATAATGCCTAGggcatgtttgaatctgggtcatgccgggccaaacaaggtcacggggtcactaattgcgttttaaacatcacaatgttgtccgctttctaattcaagtagttttcatccaatcttcaccaaacttggtcagaagttctatctagatgatgtctaggtcaagtttgaatatgggtcatgccgggtcaaaatctaggtaacggggtatcttagtgcgtttttcaccaaacttggttagaagttttatggagatgatcttaagaccaaattagaacatgggcctttctgggtcaaaaacttgttcaagggttcacttagtgcgtttaaaaaattgagcatggtgtccgctgtttttagctcatctaagcacaacgtgctcatggtgagctattgtgatcgccttttgtccgtcgtgcgtgtgcgtcgtgcgtcgtcaacatttaccttgttaacactctaaaggtcacatttattgtccaatcttcatgaaacttggtcaaaacatgtgtctcaataatatcttggacgagttcgaaaatggttccggttggttgaaaaacatggctgccagggggcgtggcagttttccttatatggctatagtaaaaccttgttaacactctagaagtcacatttttagtccaatctgcatgaaacttggtgggaacatgtgtcccaataaaatcttggacaaattaaaaattgttccggttggatgaaaaacatgggcaccagggggcggggcagttttcctaatatggctatagtaaaaccttgctaaaactctagaagtcacatttattgtccaatcttcatgaaacttggtcagaacatgtgtcccaataatatcttgaaaaatttcgaaaatggttccacttgaatgaaaaacatggccgccagggggcgtggcagtttaccttatatggctttagtgtatagtaaaaccttgttaacactctagaagtcacatttattatccaatcttcatgaaacttagtcagaacattttttctaacgatatcttggatgagtttgaaaatggttctggtctgttgaaaaacatggctgccagggggcggggcagttttccttatatggctatagtaaaaccttgttaacactcttgaaggtACATAAAAAACCATTGAATTTGACAAAATGATGTTTTACAACCCTTACTTATCATTAatacttctcaggtgagcgaccagggccaccatggccctcttgtttgtgaagacgacatgcaaaatattatgtgtcattgcggcatgtgggggtattcgtcacgtctgtgacaaagctctagttttcttTGTTATACGGCTtaacaatattataatttaatattaagtAACTGCATTATAATGAGCatacttttatttcagaaaaaggcCCACAACCGGCGGCGAAGAGACAACGAGCTCTTGAGCAGCCCGACCAGCAGTAAGTTGCTGTAATATAAGATGACATGTGTGTTGTAATATAACTTCAGGTTTGCCAATGTTTAGCTATGGATGTTTATTAGTGCTAAAGTTTAAGTATAAAATGGCGTTTTACATTTGTTCCTTTTCAGGTCATCCTCCGGGTTCAAGCCATATCAGAGATTCCGGATTCTGGAAACTCAGCGTGAGGAGATTACGGCGTCATATGTGCAACTTACACTCGACACCGCACCTGAACCCGCCCCGGAGCTTCACACCGTGTTCGGCATACCAAAGAAGTGCGCCGCATCGGCCATATTCGACTACAATTAACTCCCTGGGCCATCAGGATTAGGGTTAGACGACGCACCTGTCCCCGCCCCGGAAGTACCCGGGCCTTCCCAGGACGCCCTTATAAGATACCAGTGGAAATAGTAAGTTAAGCTGCTGATTTCATTACTTATATTATCAATGCCTATTGCAGGTCCTATATGTAGatacaacatataaaaaaataaaataaatcatataatGATATCGAATATACACGTGTTTTAATCATTTTCAGCAGTGGACAGAGTCATCCTCCAGCGATGAAGACATGCAGGTACCAGTGGTCTCTAGAGTGGTCCCTGCGTCCAAGCCCGAGAAGCCCACACAAAAGAAAAAACCAGTAGAAATAGTACGTTAGGCTGCTGATTTCATTACTTGCATTAGATttcttaactttaaaaaaaaattacaacggATTTGTGCTCAGACACATGACGGCATAtaggcttatatatatatatatatatatatatatatatatatatatatatatatatatatatatatatacaaagtaaaacaagttaaaataaatcatatatGACATCGAATATACaagtattttattcattttcaacAGTGGATGGAGTCATCTTAATCATCAGAAACGAGTGGTGAGTGGTCGGGAACTAACTTCAGTGTCTCGACAGATTGTTCTCAGGAAGAGGTATTCGAAGACTTTGCACTCGTTCTGTCCTCGTCCACTGACGAGGAGGTCCAGGCCCCCGTTGAGGAGGTAGTCCTGTCCTCGTCCACTGACGAGGAGGTCCAGGCCCCCGTTGAGGAGGCAGTCCTGTCCTCGTCCACTGACGAGGAGGTCCAGGCTCCCGTTGAGGGGGGAGTCCTGTCCTCGTCCACTGACGAGGAGGTCCAGGCCCCCGTTGAGGAGGTAGTCCTGTCCTCGTCCACTGACGAGGAGGTCCAGGCCCCCGTTGAGGAGGTAGTCCTGTCCTCGTTCACTGACGAGGAGGTCCAGGCCCCCGTTGAGGAGGTAGTCCTGTCCTCGTCCCACCCCGGGGTCCCAGGAACAGATTAAGCTCTGCAGAGACTCTTTCGATCTCAACAGTGTTTGCAGACGACATCATTCAGTCAGCCAACACGGATTCCACTGTGCCCATTGCAGTTGTAAGTACTAAGCGTACAGCTGCGATGGATAAACTCACTGAGCAGCAAATCCGCGAGAAGATACGCAACTTGGTCAACTTGCCATTCATGGTTATAACCCTAGGTTTCAGGGTTAGCTACGGCTATAAAAGCCCGCTAGCCCCAGGGTTAGATTTAGATGCACCGAAAACTTCGAGGCGTCAACATGGAAAACCAGGAGAGAGATGCCGAGGACAAGGTACATTTGTTATATTTGGTACCATTGCAATTGGGTTAATGTTAGGGTTAGTTTAGTATTTAGTAttagataatttaattattatattatattttaatattaagtaACAGCATTACAATGAGCATATTGggtgcataattttatttcagaaaaagcCCAGACACACCCCGAGGCCCTCATACAGAGGCCGGGCGATCACGTCAAGCGGCAATACAAGTTGTCAGCAGAGGATACCAAGAGTCTGATGTCCGAGCAGAGGGCCGCCACGGGCAAAAGCAAGGATGGCGAAAGAAACTATTACCGGTGAGGCATCTGCCAGCGCTGCATTACAGACCGGGCCAAGAACTTCCAGCAAGAGCACAGCATCGCTGACAAGACATCGTATGCAAGCGTGCATAACATGAATGAGTTCAGAAAGGTTAGTGTTACATTGTGTTGATGTGTAGTTTGTTTAAACATAAGAAACACTATGGTGCCTTTGTTCATAACACGTTAAGTTAAACGCCATAATAAACTTTTCAGATGCAGAAGCGGAAGCACCCGGCCACCGTCACCAAGTACGCCTCCAGTTCCGCCTATGCCTCCCCTACTGTTAGCCGCTGTTTCGCCTCCGCTTCAGCCAGCGCGTCAGCATCCACTTCGGCCAGCGGTTCAGCCTTCGCTTCCGTCGGCGGTTCAGCATCCACATCCGCTAGATGTTTGGCCATCGCACTGCACCAACCCAGTTCGGACCAGGAGGAGAGCATGGACGACGAGCTGCCACTAACCAGGGAATACTTATTGAGCCTGGGGCCTAATGCCAGGGTCATGAAGGGCCGTACAAGCTGTAAGTAACGACCCTAAAAGatactataaaaatatatatattatttatttgtaatatttattaattatattcatcAGCATTACGCATTTTCACGCTGTAG
This sequence is a window from Dreissena polymorpha isolate Duluth1 chromosome 16, UMN_Dpol_1.0, whole genome shotgun sequence. Protein-coding genes within it:
- the LOC127861731 gene encoding probable serine/threonine-protein kinase kinX; its protein translation is MAVFRSYKTRTNRVKCKTYHDMSCCNGEPEEKGPQPAAKRQRALEQPDQQSSSGFKPYQRFRILETQREEITASYVQLTLDTAPEPAPELHTVFGIPKNDEDMQVPVVSRVVPASKPEKPTQKKKPVEIEEVFEDFALVLSSSTDEEVQAPVEEVVLSSSTDEEVQAPVEEAVLSSSTDEEVQAPVEGGVLSSSTDEEVQAPVEEVVLSSSTDEEVQAPVEEVVLSSFTDEEVQAPVEEVVLSSSHPGVPGTD